Proteins encoded within one genomic window of Anopheles gambiae chromosome 3, idAnoGambNW_F1_1, whole genome shotgun sequence:
- the LOC1279129 gene encoding neural-cadherin isoform X3, with protein MVDPLKIFWVLTNSTYLVTKFIKTGIADKNDYPLYFEKVIYEADIDENVEINHNFLNVTAKTHGEASGVRYKISSGNVGNVFAIRNTTGALYVAKALDYEKIKKYELRLTASDNFKENYTTVLINVRDVNDNPPVFEKSSYRTQITEEDDRGLPKRVLRVTASDADVERPNNIIYFLTGPGIDIENPSDSNFDINKATGEIFVLKPLNRDPPHGRASWKFTVFAQDEGGEGLVGFTEVQINLKDVNDNAPQFPNGIAYGNVTENGTIGMHVMTIKAEDYDDINEGTNAKVIYSIEKNAIEEDTGLPIFDINPDTGLITTAVCCLDREKTPDYSLQIVATDGGGLKGTGTASIKVKDLNDMPPRFTKDEWFVEVEETDGSVLPEAPILTVTVNDDDEINNFQYKIIESSGYGADKFAMVKNADGTGSLKVVQPLDYEDPMQINGFRFRIQVIDNDGIDESDKYHVDHSWVIVKLKDINDNTPRFKKPHIEAAVYENADVGKNLGTFKAVDIDKGGKSKITYSINRATDRKRQFAIDQEGTVTIQRELDREAMAKHSLEILATDDGVPPRTASAILTVLVKDINDNAPVFAEDYRPILLENSPPSKIIEISAVDRDDRLKGNGAPFQFRMDPDADDVIRTSFKVEQSNKGDGMAIISSLGSFDREYRKQYTIPIVIKDSGTPPQTGTSTLTITIGDLNDNIMQPGSKEVIVYNYQGQAPDTPIGRVFVNDLDDWDTSDKLFYWDEAENPRFKLDDTSGMVTMRRGAREGRYKLRFKIYDRKHAQESYANMSVVVKHISYEAIVNSGSIRLTGITDEDFIRIWNYRTQNIFRSKLERFRDKLAELLNVDVKNVDVFSVQMKDRSVPLTDVRFAVHGAYFYKAVQLNGVILLHKEEIEQEVGINITMVNVDECLLENADCAGSCTSIIEVQTNPCLVNANKTALVGVQINSTAECVCSSREYKQQQTCKSHPCLNGGRCTDSKSGIKCSCPPGYTGPRCQQVVRSFRGSGWAWYPPLDMCDKSHISVEIITTKPDGLIFYNGPITPPKEDDTSKQLSDFIALELEQGYPRFLIDYGSGTLELRIATKHPLNDGEWHRIDLFWDTEQVKMVVDFCKTAEITEADDGNLVEFVDHTCQALGKVPQFNEYLNLNTPLQIGGVFRDKFDYTYSRWQYMPVGVGFEGCIREFKHNGILYDLSHPGLSKGSAPGCLYTQEVCDLNPQVARCLEHGKCVGSYDEAKCECNPGWTGTYCSLPTTPTTFKTHSYVKYALSFEPDKFTTQIQLRFRTRETYGELFRISDQHMREYGIIELKGAKVYFRYSLNTGQVEEQEVALTAVEVDDGQWHVVKVQRYGSAAILELDGGEGANFNQSFSFDGHQWLSVDKQEGVYAGGKPEFTGVKTYDVKSDYQKSCIDDIRLDGKSLPLPPATNGTQWGQATMAKNIDRYCSSNNPCQNAYCPDPFECVDLWNKYECACGDGMIISPEGKTCIDRNECLDYPCLNGGTCINQEPRLKYKCICPDSYWGESCEFLKERQALKFSTSALAAVIACLLLIIILLFVYFSCSRRRSANFNKKPATKDDIRENIINYCDEGGGENDMTAFDMKTLKIPIGPLPELVQHKAPPVQILPSCPTRSSARWTCSWTTGSDASTSTLPPGHSTICVTTPTKVVGVPLAR; from the exons GTTACCGCCTCGGATGCCGATGTGGAGCGACCAAACAACATTATCTACTTTCTGACCGGGCCCGGTATTGACATCGAAAATCCCTCCGACAGCAACTTTGACATCAACAAGGCCACGGGAGAAATATTTGTGCTTAAG CCCCTAAACCGAGATCCACCACACGGACGAGCGTCTTGGAAGTTTACCGTCTTTGCGCAGGACGAAGGGGGCGAGGGTTTAGTGGGGTTTACGGAGGTGCAGATCAACCTGAAAGACGTCAACGACAATGCGCCCCAGTTCCCGAACGGTATTGCGTACGGAAATGTGACCGAAAATGGCACCATCGGCATGCACGTGATGACAATAAAGGCCGAAGACTATGACGACATCAACGAAGGCACTAACGCGAAGGTGATTTACTCGATCGAGAAGAACGCTATCGAGGAGGATACTGGTTTGCCGATCTTCGACATCAATCCGGACACGGGACTCATCACGACGGCGGTATGCTGTCTCGATCGGGAGAAGACGCCCGACTATTCGCTGCAGATAGTGGCCACAGATGGCGGAGGTTTGAAGGGTACGGGGACAGCGTCCATCAAGGTGAAGGATTTGAATGATATGCCGCCTCGTTTCACCAAGGACGAGTGGTTTGTCGAGGTGGAGGAAACCGACGGTAGCGTGCTGCCCGAGGCACCGATACTGACCGTGACGGTGAATGACGATGATGAGATAAACAATTTCCAGTATAAAATCATTGAAAGCAGCGGTTACGGGGCGGATAAGTTTGCGATGGTAAAGAACGCAGACGGTACGGGGAGTTTGAAGGTGGTCCAGCCGCTAGACTACGAGGATCCGATGCAGATAAATGGCTTCCGCTTTCGGATACAGGTGATCGATAACGATGGGATCGACGAGAGTGACAAGTACCACGTTGACCATTCGTGGGTGATTGTGAAGCTGAAGGACATTAACGATAATACACCTCGCTTCAAAAAACCGCACATCGAGGCGGCGGTGTACGAAAACGCGGACGTTGGCAAAAACTTGGGCACCTTCAAAGCGGTTGACATTGACAAGGGCGGTAAGAGCAAAATTACCTACAGCATTAACCGTGCTACGGACCGGAAGCGCCAGTTTGCCATCGACCAGGAAGGTACAGTAACGATTCAACGCGAGCTGGATCGGGAGGCAATGGCAAAACACTCGCTCGAGATTCTGGCCACTGATGACGGTGTACCGCCGCGCACGGCCTCCGCCATCTTGACTGTGTTGGTGAAGGACATAAACGACAATGCGCCGGTATTCGCGGAAGATTATCGGCCCATTCTGCTCGAAAACTCACCGCCGTCGAAGATTATCGAAATCTCCGCCGTTGACAGGGATGATCGACTGAAGGGCAACGGAGCACCGTTCCAGTTCCGCATGGACCCGGACGCAGACGATGTGATTCGGACGTCCTTCAAGGTGGAGCAGAGTAACAAGGGTGACGGTATGGCGATCATTTCATCGCTCGGCTCGTTCGATCGCGAATACCGCAAGCAGTACACCATTCCGATCGTTATTAAGGACTCCGGCACGCCACCGCAAACCGGCACCAGCACGCTGACGATCACGATCGGTGATCTGAACGATAACATCATGCAGCCCGGCTCCAAGGAGGTAATCGTGTACAACTACCAAGGCCAGGCGCCGGACACACCGATCGGGCGTGTGTTCGTTAACGATCTCGACGATTGGGACACCTCGGACAAGCTGTTCTATTGGGATGAGGCCGAGAATCCACGCTTCAAGCTAGACGACACATCTGGCATGGTGACGATGCGGCGCGGTGCACGCGAGGGACGCTACAAGCTGCGCTTCAAGATCTACGACCGCAAGCACGCGCAGGAATCGTACGCAAACatgtcggtggtggtgaagcACATCTCGTACGAGGCGATCGTCAACTCCGGCTCGATCCGGCTGACCGGAATTACGGATGAGGACTTTATACGCATCTGGAACTATCGTACCCAGAACATCTTCCGCAGCAAGCTGGAACGGTTCCGGGACAAGCTGGCGGAGCTGCTGAACGTGGACGTGAAGAATGTGGACGTTTTCAGTGTGCAGATGAAAGACCGCTCGGTGCCGCTGACCGATGTGCGGTTCGCCGTGCACGGCGCGTACTTCTACAAGGCGGTGCAGCTAAACGGCGTGATACTGCTACACAAGGAGGAAATCGAGCAGGAGGTGGGCATCAACATTACGATGGTAAACGTGGACGAATGTCTGCTGGAGAATGCGGACTGTGCCGGGTCGTGCACCAGCATCATTGAGGTTCAAACGAACCCCTGCCTGGTGAATGCGAACAAAACCGCCCTGGTTGGGGTGCAGATTAACTCCACGGcggagtgtgtgtgcagctCGCGAGagtacaagcagcagcagacctGCAAATCCCATCCTTGTCTGAACGGTGGTCGCTGCACCGATTCCAAGTCGGGTATCAAGTGCTCGTGTCCACCAGGCTACACGGGGCCTCGCTGTCAGCAGGTCGTACGTAGCTTCCGTGGCAGTGGCTGGGCCTGGTACCCACCGCTCGACATGTGCGACAAGTCGCACATTAGCGTCGAGATCATCACAACGAAACCGGATGGTTTAATTTTCTACAACGGACCTATCACTCCACCCAAGGAGGACGACACGTCCAAGCAGCTGTCCGACTTTATTGCACTGGAGCTGGAGCAAGGCTATCCCCGGTTTCTTATCGACTACGGATCGGGTACGCTAGAGTTACGCATCGCGACCAAACATCCACTCAACGATGGCGAATGGCACCGGATCGATCTGTTCTGGGACACTGAGCAGGTGAAAATGGTGGTCGATTTCTGCAAGACGGCAGAAATCACCGAAGCCGACGACGGCAACCTGGTCGAATTTGTCGACCACACCTGCCAGGCGCTGGGCAAGGTGCCGCAGTTCAACGAATATCTGAATCTCAACACGCCGCTCCAGATTGGCGGTGTGTTTAGGGACAAGTTTGACTACACGTACAGCCGCTGGCAGTACATGCCGGTCGGGGTCGGTTTCGAAGGGTGCATTCGCGAGTTTAAGCACAACGGAATTCTGTACGACCTGTCACACCCGGGACTGTCTAAGGGTAGTGCGCCCGGGTGTTTGTACACGCAGGAAGTGTGCGATCTGAATCCGCAGGTCGCTCGGTGTCTCGAGCACGGCAAGTGTGTCGGTAGCTATGACGAGGCAAAGTGTGAATGCAATCCCGGTTGGACGGGCACGTACTGCAGCTTGCCCACCACTCCAACCACGTTCAAGACGCACAGTTACGTGAAGTACGCGCTCAGCTTCGAGCCGGATAAGTTCACAACGCAGATTCAGCTACGGTTCCGCACGCGTGAAACGTACGGCGAGCTGTTCCGTATCAGCGATCAGCATATGCGCGAGTACGGCATCATTGAGCTGAAGGGTGCCAAGGTGTACTTCCGGTACAGCTTAAACACGGGCCAGGTGGAGGAGCAGGAGGTAGCGTTGACGGCGGTCGAGGTGGACGACGGACAGTGGCACGTGGTGAAGGTGCAACGGTACGGCTCGGCGGCCATCCTGGAGCTGGACGGGGGTGAGGGTGCCAACTTCAACCAGAGCTTCTCGTTCGACGGACATCAGTGGTTGTCGGTGGACAAGCAGGAGGGTGTGTATGCGGGTGGCAAGCCGGAGTTCACTGGCGTCAAGACGTACGATGTCAAATCGGACTATCAGAAGAGTTGCATCGACGATATAAG ATTGGATGGTAAAAGCTTGCCACTTCCGCCAGCCACCAACGGTACACAGTGGGGTCAGGCCACGATGGCCAAGAACATTGACCGCTACTGTTCCTCGAACAATCCTTGCCAGAACGCGTACTGTCCGGATCCGTTCGAGTGTGTCGACCTGTGGAACAAGTACGAGTGCGC CTGTGGCGATGGTATGATCATCTCACCAGAAGGCAAGACTTGCATCGACCGGAACGAGTGTCTGGACTATCCGTGTCTGAATGGGGGCACTTGCATCAACCAGGAGCCGCGCCTGAAGTACAAGTGCATCTGTCCAGACTCGTACTGGGGCGAGAGTTGTGAGTTTCTGAAGGAACGACAAGCGCTTAAATTCAGCACCAGTGCCTTGGCCGCCGTAATAGCCTGCCTATTACTGATCATTA ttttgctgtttgtttatttttcctgcTCCCGGCGTCGTTCGGCTAACTTCAACAAGAAGCCGGCCACCAAGGACGACATCCGTGAGAACATCATCAACTACTGCGACGAGGGTGGCGGCGAGAATGACATGACCGCGTTCGACATGAAGACGCTCAAGATCCCGATTGGTCCGCTGCCAGAGCTCGTTCAACATAAGGCACCGCCA GTCCAGATATTGCCGTCGTGTCCGACCAGGTCGTCGGCAAGGTGGACGTGTTCCTGGACGACCGGAAGCGACGCGTCGACATCGACCCTGCCTCCGGGCCATTCGACGATCTGCGTAACTACGCCTACGAAGGTTGTGGGAGTACCTCTGGCTCGCTAA